A genomic stretch from Aminobacter aminovorans includes:
- a CDS encoding CHASE domain-containing protein has translation MRKYFPSLIFIAVTLVSLTMAGLVYLATVEAARIKFQSVADDALNRIEGRLEFDLALLHATQAMFVAQKGHLSRDQFRDYFASLDAEKNFPSLRGIGFLRLIETSQSETVTRELNDGYGIERALFPETPLNWRTPIVLFEPMSKASLDAMGYDMATDPLRRLAIESAMTAQGEPKATGRVLLGQGDNEKQPGILVFSRVDRPAAEGPAPAGFLYVAFRTSELFQAALGKAPLLPVAVEVFDGTMGDDTLLFRSQVPPDPSYGNEFSVTREANVAGRKWTVNFRPSTAFAPPSPRAAPLMLGVFGLVLAGAIALVARYQQRAYEAAAQLHETTEKSLLEKDLMLQEMKHRIKNSIARVLAMARQTAAHSENINDFSSSFSARLQAMAASQDMLTRSRWQKADLEELLRIELGQVFGKELPEDMMNGPTVELDETTTQALGLTFHELATNALKYGDGDNSVGGLKVNWRLNGQGRKRRLVLNWAERNGNGVSEPERTGFGTKLIDMNITRELDGKIMRRYAKDGLRVEIDIPYGG, from the coding sequence TTGAGAAAGTACTTCCCCAGTCTGATCTTTATTGCCGTGACCCTCGTCAGCCTGACGATGGCCGGTCTCGTCTATCTGGCGACCGTGGAGGCGGCGCGGATCAAGTTCCAGTCGGTCGCCGACGACGCGCTCAACCGCATTGAGGGCAGGCTGGAATTCGACCTTGCCCTGCTGCATGCGACGCAAGCGATGTTCGTCGCTCAAAAGGGCCATCTTTCCCGCGACCAGTTCCGCGACTATTTCGCTTCGCTCGATGCCGAGAAGAATTTCCCCAGCCTGCGCGGCATAGGCTTCCTCCGGCTGATCGAGACCAGTCAGAGCGAGACGGTCACGCGCGAACTGAACGACGGCTACGGCATTGAGCGGGCGCTGTTTCCTGAGACGCCGCTGAATTGGCGGACGCCCATCGTGCTGTTCGAACCGATGAGCAAGGCCAGCCTCGATGCGATGGGCTATGATATGGCCACCGACCCGCTGCGCCGGCTCGCGATCGAATCGGCGATGACGGCTCAGGGTGAACCCAAAGCGACGGGCAGGGTGCTGCTCGGCCAGGGCGACAACGAAAAGCAGCCCGGGATCCTGGTATTTTCGCGCGTCGACCGCCCGGCGGCAGAAGGTCCGGCGCCCGCCGGTTTTCTCTATGTCGCCTTCCGCACGTCGGAGCTGTTCCAGGCAGCGCTCGGCAAGGCGCCGCTGCTGCCGGTGGCGGTGGAGGTTTTCGACGGGACCATGGGCGACGACACGCTTTTGTTCCGGTCACAGGTGCCGCCTGATCCCAGCTATGGCAACGAGTTCTCGGTGACGCGCGAGGCCAATGTCGCTGGCCGCAAGTGGACCGTCAATTTCAGGCCGAGCACAGCGTTCGCGCCGCCATCACCGCGTGCCGCGCCGCTGATGCTCGGGGTTTTCGGTCTGGTGCTCGCGGGTGCCATCGCGCTTGTCGCGCGCTATCAGCAGCGCGCCTATGAGGCCGCGGCGCAGTTGCACGAAACGACCGAGAAGAGCCTGCTGGAAAAGGACCTGATGCTTCAGGAGATGAAGCATCGCATCAAGAACTCGATCGCCCGCGTGCTGGCGATGGCGCGACAGACCGCGGCGCATTCCGAGAACATCAATGATTTCTCGTCGTCCTTCTCGGCGCGACTTCAGGCAATGGCGGCATCGCAGGACATGCTGACGCGCTCGCGCTGGCAAAAGGCCGATCTCGAGGAATTGCTGCGCATCGAGTTGGGCCAAGTGTTCGGCAAGGAATTGCCGGAGGACATGATGAATGGTCCGACGGTCGAACTGGACGAGACGACGACGCAGGCACTTGGTCTGACTTTCCATGAGCTTGCCACCAACGCGCTGAAATATGGCGACGGCGACAACTCGGTTGGTGGACTGAAGGTGAACTGGCGCCTGAACGGCCAGGGCAGAAAACGGCGGCTGGTGCTCAACTGGGCCGAACGCAATGGCAATGGCGTTTCGGAGCCCGAGAGGACCGGCTTTGGCACCAAGCTTATAGACATGAACATTACCCGCGAACTCGATGGCAAGATCATGCGTCGCTACGCCAAGGACGGACTGCGGGTGGAGATCGACATACCCTATGGCGGCTGA
- a CDS encoding YMGG-like glycine zipper-containing protein: MKKLILVVAAVVAISGCTTTERDVATGTGVGAVAGALIGGGRGALIGGAVGAASGLLVRNLRNGYCEYRNSRGQIYTARCR; the protein is encoded by the coding sequence ATGAAGAAGCTTATCCTTGTCGTTGCAGCCGTCGTTGCAATCTCAGGCTGCACGACGACCGAGCGCGACGTTGCGACCGGCACGGGCGTGGGTGCTGTGGCTGGCGCGCTGATCGGCGGCGGCCGCGGCGCTCTTATCGGCGGTGCCGTCGGCGCGGCCTCGGGCCTGCTGGTCCGTAACCTGCGCAATGGCTACTGCGAATACCGCAACAGCCGCGGCCAGATCTATACCGCACGCTGCCGCTGA
- a CDS encoding sensor histidine kinase → MANPSSSMGQTSRLNAALLHVSRNAGIAVLYQDHTLHTVWSHNLQPPWAEVLEEQPGAGNSLPQQQADRLVAAKKNVLATGNSDGLEVSIADNSAGMRWYDVCIDADHSPSGQVQGVVVTVIETTEQKRREQTLKALLREVSHRSKNLLAIIQSIASQTGHYSGSIDVFLERFRGRLQSLASSQDLVTSSNWRGAGFRELVIGQVKRYNSDTEHTVRILGEDPYLTPNAALHIGLAVHELAVNSVSFGALSRADGHVEVTASKTSGPDGEEQMALYWSEAIDPIADASTRKKRFGSVALERVVPAALNGNAELQIGVDRVQYRLVMPRANFEIDQE, encoded by the coding sequence ATGGCCAATCCCTCATCATCCATGGGACAGACCTCACGACTGAACGCCGCCCTTCTCCACGTCTCCCGCAATGCGGGCATAGCCGTGCTCTACCAGGATCACACGCTGCACACTGTATGGTCGCACAACCTGCAGCCGCCTTGGGCCGAAGTGCTGGAAGAACAACCCGGCGCAGGCAACTCTTTGCCGCAACAGCAGGCCGACCGCCTCGTGGCCGCAAAGAAGAACGTCCTTGCCACCGGCAATTCGGATGGGCTTGAGGTCAGCATCGCCGACAACTCTGCCGGCATGCGCTGGTACGACGTCTGCATCGATGCCGACCATTCGCCCAGCGGCCAGGTCCAGGGTGTCGTGGTCACGGTCATCGAAACGACCGAGCAGAAGCGGCGCGAGCAAACGCTGAAAGCGCTGTTGCGCGAAGTCAGCCACCGCTCCAAGAACCTGCTCGCCATCATCCAGAGCATTGCCAGTCAGACCGGCCACTATTCCGGCTCCATCGACGTCTTCCTCGAGCGCTTTCGCGGCCGGCTGCAGTCGCTGGCCTCGTCGCAGGATCTCGTCACCTCGTCCAACTGGCGCGGCGCCGGTTTTCGCGAACTGGTCATCGGTCAGGTCAAACGCTACAACAGCGACACCGAGCACACGGTGCGCATCTTGGGCGAGGACCCGTACCTCACTCCCAATGCCGCGCTGCATATCGGCCTTGCGGTGCACGAGTTGGCAGTCAACTCGGTGAGCTTTGGCGCGCTATCCCGCGCCGACGGCCACGTCGAGGTGACAGCCAGCAAGACTTCAGGCCCCGACGGCGAGGAGCAAATGGCCCTCTATTGGTCGGAAGCAATCGACCCGATCGCCGATGCGTCGACGCGCAAGAAGCGCTTCGGCTCGGTAGCACTTGAACGCGTCGTCCCGGCGGCGTTGAACGGCAATGCTGAACTGCAAATCGGCGTCGACAGGGTGCAATACCGCCTCGTCATGCCCCGTGCGAACTTCGAAATCGACCAGGAATAG
- a CDS encoding DUF1328 domain-containing protein, with the protein MLYWALVFLVVAIIAGALGFGGIAGTSAGIAQILFFIFLAFLVISLIAGLFRRA; encoded by the coding sequence ATGCTGTATTGGGCGCTAGTATTCCTCGTCGTCGCGATTATTGCCGGCGCCCTCGGCTTCGGCGGTATCGCCGGAACATCTGCCGGCATCGCGCAAATCTTGTTCTTCATTTTCCTGGCGTTTCTTGTCATCTCCCTCATCGCTGGCTTGTTCAGGCGAGCATGA
- a CDS encoding response regulator, translated as MTLSTRIAPHLPYLRRFSRAVAGSQESGDALVAAMLEALIDDIDVFPSASNDRIALYKIFARLFTSVSIRVPQDGPSLAWEKRAAANLSALSPRPRQAFLLVAVEGFNEAEAAEVLDADEAEFTKLLQEASGEISRQVATDILIIEDEPLIAMDIEEMVESLGHRVVGTARTRSEAMALFKRTHPKMILADIQLADGSSGIDAVNEMLSSASLPVIFITAFPERLLTGERPEPAFLVTKPFNPDMVKALISQALFFDRQAKAAA; from the coding sequence ATGACACTATCCACGAGAATCGCCCCCCACCTGCCTTATCTCCGCCGTTTCTCGCGCGCGGTGGCAGGATCCCAGGAGAGCGGCGATGCACTGGTGGCTGCGATGCTCGAAGCACTGATCGACGACATCGACGTGTTCCCGTCCGCTTCCAATGATCGTATTGCGCTCTACAAGATATTTGCCCGCCTTTTCACGTCAGTCTCCATCCGTGTGCCCCAGGATGGCCCAAGCCTTGCCTGGGAAAAGCGCGCCGCGGCCAATCTTTCCGCGCTTTCGCCGCGCCCACGCCAGGCCTTCCTCCTGGTTGCCGTCGAAGGTTTCAATGAAGCCGAGGCCGCCGAGGTGCTCGACGCCGACGAGGCAGAGTTCACCAAGCTCCTTCAGGAGGCGAGCGGGGAAATCTCGCGTCAGGTCGCGACCGACATCCTGATCATCGAAGACGAACCGCTGATCGCCATGGACATCGAAGAGATGGTTGAAAGCCTTGGCCATCGCGTTGTCGGCACCGCCCGCACACGTTCTGAAGCGATGGCCTTGTTCAAGCGGACACATCCCAAGATGATCCTGGCCGACATCCAGCTCGCCGATGGCAGCTCCGGCATCGACGCCGTCAACGAGATGTTGTCGTCGGCATCGCTGCCGGTGATCTTCATCACTGCCTTCCCGGAACGTCTGCTGACCGGAGAGCGCCCTGAGCCCGCTTTCCTCGTCACTAAGCCGTTCAATCCTGACATGGTCAAGGCGCTGATCAGTCAGGCCCTGTTCTTTGACAGACAGGCGAAAGCTGCGGCATAG
- a CDS encoding NepR family anti-sigma factor: MTRQTGGAASARPNGLRDGEPLGANSEIGRKLKQYYDELVSDEVPDRFAQLLSQLEQAEPEQQKD, from the coding sequence ATGACAAGGCAGACAGGTGGCGCAGCCAGCGCCAGGCCGAACGGTCTTCGCGACGGTGAGCCTCTTGGGGCAAACTCCGAAATCGGCCGCAAGCTCAAGCAATATTACGATGAACTGGTGTCCGACGAGGTGCCGGATCGGTTTGCCCAGCTGCTCAGCCAGCTGGAGCAAGCCGAACCTGAGCAGCAGAAGGACTGA
- a CDS encoding sigma-70 family RNA polymerase sigma factor: MAASLGFKGDLLATIPGLRAFAMSLSQNADRADDLVQETLVKAWDKQSSFQPGTNLKAWLFTILRNEFYSQMRKRGREVQDSEGLLTARLAVHPSQHGRLDLDDFRKALEQLPEDQREAIILIGASGFSYEEAAEICGCAVGTIKSRVSRARNRLQEILDISGEADYGPDAIAAQVMGSTVG, encoded by the coding sequence ATGGCAGCTTCCCTCGGTTTCAAGGGCGACTTGCTCGCGACCATTCCTGGCCTGCGCGCTTTCGCCATGTCGCTGTCGCAGAACGCCGACAGGGCCGACGACCTCGTCCAGGAAACGCTTGTCAAAGCGTGGGACAAGCAATCGAGCTTCCAGCCCGGTACCAACCTCAAGGCCTGGCTGTTCACCATCCTGCGCAACGAGTTTTATTCGCAGATGCGCAAGCGTGGACGCGAGGTGCAGGACAGCGAGGGCCTTTTGACAGCGCGCCTCGCCGTGCATCCGAGCCAGCATGGGCGACTCGATCTTGATGACTTCCGCAAGGCCCTGGAGCAATTGCCGGAAGACCAACGCGAGGCGATCATCCTGATCGGCGCGTCGGGTTTCTCCTATGAGGAAGCGGCGGAAATCTGCGGCTGTGCGGTCGGCACCATCAAGAGCCGCGTCAGTCGCGCCCGCAACAGGCTGCAGGAGATACTCGATATCTCCGGCGAGGCCGATTACGGCCCCGATGCGATCGCGGCTCAGGTGATGGGATCAACTGTCGGCTGA
- a CDS encoding response regulator — translation MSSPLSGLRILVLEDEALIALDVEQLCRDHGAGEVAIAGNLREARAVSVPYDAAIIDVMLGGEPTFDFARSLEAAGVPFVFASGYDELDEIFAGFPGVALVSKPYAGADLIEAVAESIRKRARSADS, via the coding sequence GTGTCGAGCCCGCTTTCAGGACTGCGTATACTTGTGCTCGAAGACGAGGCGCTGATCGCGCTCGACGTCGAGCAGCTTTGCAGGGACCATGGCGCCGGAGAGGTCGCCATCGCCGGCAATCTTCGCGAAGCGCGCGCGGTCTCTGTGCCCTATGATGCCGCCATCATCGACGTGATGCTCGGCGGCGAGCCGACCTTCGATTTCGCGCGCTCCCTGGAGGCGGCCGGCGTGCCGTTCGTCTTCGCCTCAGGCTATGACGAGCTTGACGAGATTTTTGCCGGCTTCCCCGGGGTCGCCTTGGTGAGCAAGCCTTATGCCGGCGCCGACCTCATCGAGGCCGTTGCCGAAAGTATTCGCAAGCGCGCGCGCTCAGCCGACAGTTGA
- a CDS encoding Crp/Fnr family transcriptional regulator — protein sequence MTEQGFATDTVRQVSCEKCPLRLLPTFRAFENDELAFVSSFKRGELSVDKGATLLSEGSNSAHLYTVLAGWGFRYKLLEDGRRQILNYVLPGDMIGLQGSLMGEMQHSVEALSPMLLCMFERDRLMELYRGYPGLAYDITWIASREERMLDENLLSVGRRSALERAAYLLAFIASRAQKVGMDGTGKVEIPITQQHVADTLGLSLVHTNKTIRKLIDRKLVQWRDGGCKVLDIKGLMALANWSGLDEGVRPLL from the coding sequence ATGACCGAACAGGGCTTTGCGACGGACACCGTGCGGCAGGTTTCGTGCGAGAAGTGTCCGCTCAGGCTGTTGCCGACCTTCAGGGCATTCGAAAATGACGAACTGGCTTTCGTCAGCAGCTTCAAACGTGGCGAACTGTCTGTCGACAAGGGCGCGACGCTGCTTTCCGAAGGCAGCAACAGCGCACACCTCTACACCGTCCTGGCGGGATGGGGGTTTCGCTACAAGCTGCTGGAGGATGGCCGCCGCCAGATCCTCAATTACGTTCTGCCAGGCGACATGATCGGCCTGCAGGGCAGCCTGATGGGCGAGATGCAGCATTCAGTGGAAGCGCTGTCGCCGATGCTGCTGTGCATGTTCGAGCGCGACCGGCTGATGGAGCTGTATCGCGGCTATCCGGGGTTGGCCTATGACATCACCTGGATCGCATCGCGCGAGGAACGCATGCTCGATGAAAACCTGTTGAGCGTCGGGCGCCGGTCGGCACTGGAGCGCGCTGCCTATCTTCTCGCCTTCATCGCCAGCAGGGCGCAGAAGGTTGGAATGGACGGTACAGGCAAAGTGGAAATTCCGATCACCCAGCAGCACGTTGCCGACACCCTCGGCCTGTCGCTTGTTCACACCAACAAGACGATCCGCAAGCTGATCGACCGCAAGCTCGTGCAGTGGCGCGATGGCGGCTGCAAGGTGCTCGACATCAAGGGTTTGATGGCGCTCGCCAACTGGAGCGGCCTCGACGAAGGTGTCCGTCCATTGCTGTGA
- a CDS encoding AI-2E family transporter — protein sequence MSNRTIKKAPTVRLPPKSNFEILLTRGAQVSIIFIGIVVTVFALHAGEFILTPIGLGIVIGLMLGPLASRLERFNVPSALSAAIVVLLFIGSVCVFALLVSSPLSFWLQRLPQIWSQLATQLSDLKGPLETFKSMRDQLRQVTGGEGVSVSVDEGMGVETMATLAPAVIAQVLLFFASLYFFVATRDQTRIAILRICFNRRLRWRVAHIFRDVERLVSQYLLSITVINLAEGVTVGVGLHLLGVPSAPLWGALAIVTNFVPFVGPLVMVAILFAVGLTEFDTLATSLLPVALYLGVNTIEGQFVTPLVIGRTMTLNPFVVLLALAFWIWLWGAIGGFIAIPALLVGYAIIRNVLPGVNWGVDELDRQYER from the coding sequence ATGTCGAACCGCACCATCAAAAAGGCACCGACGGTGCGCCTGCCGCCAAAATCCAACTTCGAGATACTCCTCACACGCGGCGCACAGGTATCGATCATTTTCATCGGCATCGTAGTTACCGTCTTTGCCCTCCATGCCGGCGAATTCATCCTCACGCCGATCGGTCTCGGCATCGTCATCGGCCTGATGCTCGGTCCGCTTGCCTCGCGGCTCGAGCGCTTCAATGTGCCGTCCGCACTGTCGGCGGCAATCGTCGTTTTACTGTTCATCGGCTCGGTCTGCGTCTTTGCGCTTCTGGTAAGCTCCCCGCTCAGCTTCTGGCTCCAGCGCCTGCCGCAGATATGGTCCCAGCTCGCCACGCAGTTGTCCGACCTCAAGGGTCCGCTCGAAACCTTCAAGAGCATGCGCGACCAGCTGCGACAGGTCACCGGCGGCGAAGGCGTGTCCGTCTCGGTTGATGAGGGCATGGGTGTCGAGACCATGGCGACGCTGGCGCCGGCCGTCATCGCCCAGGTGCTGTTGTTTTTCGCCAGCCTCTATTTCTTTGTCGCCACGCGCGACCAGACCCGGATTGCCATCCTCAGGATCTGCTTCAACCGTCGCCTACGCTGGCGCGTCGCCCATATCTTCCGCGACGTCGAACGGCTGGTCTCACAATATCTGCTGTCGATCACCGTCATCAATCTCGCCGAGGGCGTCACGGTCGGCGTCGGGCTTCACCTGCTAGGCGTTCCCTCGGCACCGCTGTGGGGCGCCCTCGCCATCGTCACCAACTTCGTGCCCTTCGTCGGCCCGCTGGTCATGGTGGCGATCCTGTTTGCGGTCGGACTGACCGAATTCGACACCTTGGCCACCAGCCTGCTGCCGGTGGCACTTTACCTCGGCGTCAACACCATCGAGGGCCAGTTCGTCACGCCACTGGTCATCGGCAGGACTATGACGCTCAATCCGTTCGTTGTGCTGCTCGCCCTCGCATTCTGGATCTGGCTGTGGGGTGCCATCGGCGGCTTCATCGCCATCCCGGCCTTGCTCGTCGGCTATGCCATCATCCGCAACGTGCTGCCCGGCGTGAACTGGGGCGTCGACGAGCTCGACCGGCAATATGAGCGCTAG
- a CDS encoding DUF883 family protein, with product MATATGKPTNGTKTTPDLEADIKQLKADIEALAKQLAATGEHGYDAARRAAAQGAEQLKAQSDAAVEALRVNVRDVEEQFMATVREKPVTSLAIAAGVGFLVALLARR from the coding sequence ATGGCAACAGCTACGGGCAAGCCGACCAATGGGACCAAGACAACGCCGGACCTCGAGGCTGACATCAAGCAGTTGAAGGCCGACATCGAGGCGCTGGCCAAGCAGCTGGCAGCAACCGGCGAACATGGCTATGACGCCGCGCGCCGCGCTGCGGCACAAGGTGCCGAGCAGCTGAAGGCACAGAGCGACGCGGCGGTCGAAGCGCTGCGTGTAAACGTCCGCGATGTCGAAGAGCAGTTCATGGCCACCGTGCGTGAGAAGCCGGTGACGTCGCTTGCCATCGCCGCTGGCGTCGGTTTTCTGGTCGCGCTGCTGGCGCGGCGCTAG
- a CDS encoding sensor histidine kinase, translating to MQDDRTNAAGSASDSAYGAHSRMPYDADFDRLAKLASALMSAPAALLTLANAEGRQLVHASVGTSPAEAAEALALAERFLASDLVEGPGLLFHAAAPIVASGRAVGTLLTFGGKERPAPAKLAQLQDVAALAGSLVELLDRSQAGARAEAALVHAETRRAIALEAAALASWVWDPRTGVVECDTLLPELFNMPPATRMRARDIVVAIDRRDIGKTRQIFQEALEGSDEYSGEYRIRDIDPPRWLAARGRVVERDANGRPTLVFGVNYDITERRSAEERQRLLLREINHRVKNTLATVQALATQTVRHAREPREFLDAFSQRLRALGVAHGLLSEYEWRGIGIRDLVQLELSPFDDDDTPRISVTGPDALLTPDQTLGMALILHELASNALKYGALSVPGGKATVSWTVSGDNRLELHWIEGGGPKVTPPTHHGFGSILIRRSLAKVISSEVKHDFPAEGVRAHISMPLGETAES from the coding sequence GTGCAGGACGACAGAACCAATGCGGCAGGCAGTGCCAGCGACAGCGCCTACGGTGCGCACAGCCGCATGCCTTACGACGCTGACTTCGATCGGCTGGCAAAGCTCGCGTCGGCGCTGATGTCGGCACCCGCGGCACTGCTCACCCTCGCCAATGCGGAGGGGCGGCAGCTCGTCCACGCATCTGTTGGGACGTCTCCAGCCGAAGCCGCTGAAGCGCTCGCCTTGGCAGAGCGGTTCCTGGCAAGCGACCTGGTCGAAGGTCCCGGTCTCTTGTTCCACGCAGCAGCGCCGATCGTCGCTTCAGGCCGCGCTGTCGGAACCTTGCTGACCTTCGGCGGGAAAGAACGCCCCGCGCCGGCCAAGCTCGCGCAATTGCAGGACGTCGCAGCACTTGCCGGAAGTCTTGTTGAGCTGCTCGACCGCTCGCAGGCCGGGGCGCGCGCCGAAGCAGCACTGGTGCATGCCGAAACCCGCCGCGCCATCGCGCTTGAGGCCGCCGCCCTTGCAAGTTGGGTCTGGGATCCGCGTACCGGCGTCGTCGAATGCGACACGCTCCTGCCTGAGCTCTTCAACATGCCGCCGGCAACGCGGATGCGGGCGCGCGACATCGTCGTCGCTATCGATCGCCGCGACATCGGCAAGACGCGACAGATCTTCCAGGAAGCGCTTGAAGGCAGCGACGAATATTCCGGCGAATACCGCATCCGCGACATCGATCCGCCGCGCTGGCTCGCCGCTCGCGGCCGCGTCGTCGAGCGTGATGCCAATGGGCGCCCGACGCTGGTCTTCGGCGTGAATTACGACATCACCGAACGCCGCAGTGCCGAGGAGCGCCAGCGCCTATTGCTGCGCGAGATCAACCACCGGGTCAAGAACACGCTCGCCACCGTCCAGGCGCTCGCGACCCAGACGGTGCGCCACGCGCGTGAGCCGCGCGAGTTCCTCGACGCCTTCAGCCAGCGCCTGCGCGCGCTCGGCGTCGCGCACGGATTGTTGTCGGAATATGAATGGCGCGGCATCGGCATCCGCGATCTCGTCCAGTTGGAACTTTCGCCGTTCGACGACGACGACACCCCGCGCATTTCAGTCACCGGCCCCGATGCCCTGCTTACCCCTGATCAAACGCTGGGCATGGCACTGATCCTGCATGAACTGGCCAGCAACGCGCTCAAATATGGCGCCCTTTCGGTGCCGGGCGGCAAGGCAACCGTGTCGTGGACCGTCAGCGGCGACAACCGACTGGAGCTACATTGGATCGAAGGCGGCGGGCCGAAGGTCACCCCACCGACCCATCACGGTTTCGGCTCGATCCTCATCCGACGCAGCCTCGCCAAGGTTATCTCAAGCGAGGTGAAACACGATTTTCCGGCCGAGGGGGTGCGCGCCCACATCTCGATGCCGCTGGGCGAAACGGCCGAGAGCTGA
- a CDS encoding PRC-barrel domain-containing protein: protein MIRNLLATTAITALLATGAYAQDTTAPAPAPAAPVEVAPATPEVIPHADGFLAANIIGEKVYNGTADDAENIGNVNDIVLTADGKADQLVIGVGGFLGIGEKNVAVSFDKFDWAEKNGDRWLVMSTTKEQLQALPDFDRRAYEPAPATAAATDPAAPATDQTAQAPVAPATPDAATPPATDQTAQVPATPDAATADDTKTAAIDKSTLKELPAADLRAEELMGTTVYGADDANIGEIGDILMSADGKIDAYVIDVGGFLGMGEKKVAVGSDNLAFMVDADGKKYLYTTFTKEQLEGQPAYDASSWAEKRDEQRLIIVQ from the coding sequence ATGATCCGCAACCTTTTGGCCACGACCGCCATCACAGCCCTGCTTGCGACCGGCGCCTATGCGCAGGATACCACCGCGCCGGCACCGGCTCCGGCAGCGCCTGTGGAAGTCGCTCCGGCAACGCCTGAAGTGATCCCGCACGCCGATGGCTTCCTTGCCGCCAACATCATTGGCGAGAAGGTCTATAACGGTACCGCCGACGACGCCGAGAACATCGGCAACGTCAACGACATCGTCCTCACCGCAGACGGCAAGGCCGACCAACTGGTGATCGGTGTCGGCGGCTTCCTCGGCATCGGCGAAAAGAACGTCGCCGTAAGCTTCGACAAGTTCGATTGGGCCGAGAAGAATGGCGACCGCTGGCTGGTGATGTCGACGACCAAGGAGCAGCTCCAGGCGCTGCCTGATTTCGACCGCCGTGCCTATGAGCCGGCGCCGGCGACGGCAGCGGCCACCGACCCGGCTGCTCCCGCGACCGACCAGACGGCGCAGGCGCCCGTTGCTCCGGCAACGCCTGACGCAGCGACACCGCCGGCCACCGACCAGACCGCCCAGGTTCCGGCTACGCCCGATGCTGCAACGGCAGACGACACCAAGACTGCGGCCATCGACAAGTCGACGCTGAAGGAACTGCCGGCTGCCGATCTGCGTGCCGAAGAGCTGATGGGTACCACCGTCTATGGCGCTGATGACGCCAACATCGGCGAGATCGGCGATATCCTGATGTCTGCCGATGGCAAGATCGATGCCTATGTCATCGACGTCGGCGGCTTCCTCGGCATGGGTGAGAAGAAGGTTGCGGTTGGCAGCGACAATCTCGCCTTCATGGTCGATGCCGATGGCAAGAAGTACCTCTACACGACCTTCACCAAGGAACAGCTTGAAGGTCAGCCCGCTTACGACGCGAGCAGCTGGGCCGAAAAGCGCGACGAGCAGCGTCTGATCATCGTCCAGTAG